The proteins below come from a single Chryseobacterium sp. MA9 genomic window:
- a CDS encoding PIG-L family deacetylase, producing the protein MFKKVSTVFILGFYTVFCSAQQVRPSKSSEIYRELKTLKQLPKVLYLAAHPDDENTGLLSWLINDQNVETGYLSLTRGDGGQNLLGTEQGAALGLIRTHELLEARKLDGAQQFFTRAIDFGFSKNTTDTFKQWDENSIIADVVWVIRKFRPDVIICRFPPTAAAGHGQHAASAVVAEKAFKLAGDKTAFPDQLKHVNAWQPKRVLWNTFRFGGVNTTAENQLKVTVGQYDAQLGMGYGELAGLSRSLHKSQGAGTQSVAGIRTEYFAHVIGEPAKTTLFDGVGKTWTSKGNADIDHSLDEIISAFNFNNPDRSLPALLALRKKVVALQDADLKRDKIKSLDNIILSCAGFMGEVVTNQAEAVAGDHYNFRLNLISRAENPVVLENVKWLTQSESFNRKLSKDSLITIQHDIQIPADAALTEPYWLAKSPTNAATFSVPNDTLIGLPETESPLNVLLSLKIGSENFQVKLPLSFKKLDPVRGDVVEALRIVPALELKFTQPLYWVKENEDLHLSLNFKVNSNRQYNKGILNLMYNGERLGGADLSSLNGKDTTIDYVIPKTKFASIHSARLQLDANFVADGVTYNKKQVLIQYPHLPSLQYFSPATATVMKGDIQAKVKKVGYIEGAGDFIPEFLRIAGIQVDVLKDEDFYGNINESAGNGSQNKLSQYDAIVLGVRANNTEKKLGRWMPFLWSYAKAGGNLVMQYNTNQDTTVDKLGMYNFSIANKRVTEENAAVTFLNPNHKLLNFPNKITADDFKGWVQERGAYFPAQWDAAYEPLFEMHDTDEEPLQGSTLYAKYGKGNFIYTPLAFFRQLPAGNVGAARLFFNFLSAQKN; encoded by the coding sequence ATGTTTAAAAAAGTAAGCACTGTATTTATCCTTGGATTTTATACGGTTTTTTGTTCGGCCCAGCAGGTTCGGCCCTCCAAATCATCTGAAATTTACCGTGAACTCAAAACACTTAAACAGCTGCCTAAAGTTTTATACCTTGCAGCTCATCCCGATGATGAAAATACAGGATTACTCTCCTGGTTAATCAACGACCAAAATGTAGAAACAGGCTATTTGTCTTTAACCAGAGGTGATGGTGGTCAGAATTTATTAGGTACAGAGCAAGGTGCTGCATTGGGGTTAATCAGAACACATGAACTTTTAGAGGCACGAAAGTTAGACGGCGCCCAACAGTTTTTTACCCGTGCGATTGATTTCGGATTCTCTAAAAATACTACTGACACCTTTAAACAATGGGATGAAAATAGTATTATAGCAGATGTAGTTTGGGTAATCCGTAAATTCCGTCCGGATGTTATCATTTGCCGTTTTCCTCCTACTGCTGCTGCAGGCCACGGACAACATGCGGCTTCGGCTGTGGTTGCGGAAAAAGCTTTTAAGCTGGCAGGCGATAAAACTGCTTTCCCAGATCAACTAAAACATGTTAATGCATGGCAGCCAAAACGCGTATTGTGGAATACCTTCCGCTTTGGTGGGGTCAATACGACAGCTGAAAATCAACTGAAAGTTACCGTTGGGCAATATGATGCACAATTGGGAATGGGCTACGGTGAATTGGCAGGATTAAGCAGAAGTTTACATAAAAGCCAGGGTGCGGGAACACAGTCTGTAGCCGGCATCAGAACTGAATATTTTGCCCATGTTATTGGCGAACCTGCAAAAACAACACTTTTTGACGGAGTAGGTAAAACCTGGACTTCAAAAGGAAACGCTGATATTGACCATTCGTTAGATGAAATTATTTCCGCTTTCAATTTCAATAATCCAGACCGTAGTTTACCTGCTTTGCTTGCTTTGCGAAAAAAGGTTGTAGCTCTTCAGGATGCAGACCTAAAAAGGGATAAAATTAAATCTCTTGACAATATCATTTTAAGCTGTGCGGGGTTTATGGGCGAGGTCGTTACCAATCAAGCTGAAGCTGTTGCTGGAGATCATTACAATTTCAGGTTAAATCTGATTTCAAGAGCTGAAAATCCTGTCGTTTTAGAAAATGTAAAATGGTTAACTCAATCAGAAAGCTTCAACAGAAAACTATCAAAAGATTCTTTAATTACCATTCAGCATGATATTCAGATTCCTGCAGATGCAGCACTCACAGAACCTTACTGGTTGGCAAAATCTCCCACGAACGCAGCAACTTTCTCTGTTCCGAATGATACTTTAATCGGTTTGCCTGAGACAGAATCACCACTGAATGTTTTGCTTAGTTTAAAAATCGGTTCTGAAAATTTTCAGGTTAAACTTCCTTTATCCTTCAAAAAATTAGACCCGGTGCGCGGTGATGTGGTGGAAGCCTTGCGCATTGTTCCCGCATTGGAACTTAAATTTACGCAACCCCTTTATTGGGTCAAAGAAAATGAAGATTTACATTTGAGTTTAAATTTTAAAGTTAATTCTAACAGACAGTATAATAAAGGTATTCTCAACCTGATGTATAACGGAGAACGATTAGGCGGCGCTGATTTAAGTTCACTCAATGGAAAAGATACTACCATCGATTACGTTATTCCAAAAACTAAGTTTGCCTCAATACATTCGGCTCGTTTGCAATTGGATGCCAATTTTGTGGCAGATGGAGTCACTTATAATAAAAAACAAGTATTAATTCAGTACCCGCATTTACCCTCCTTACAATATTTTTCGCCTGCAACTGCAACCGTAATGAAAGGCGATATTCAGGCGAAGGTTAAAAAAGTGGGCTATATAGAAGGAGCGGGCGATTTCATTCCTGAGTTCCTACGCATTGCAGGTATTCAGGTAGATGTTTTGAAAGACGAAGATTTTTATGGCAACATAAATGAATCTGCTGGAAACGGTAGTCAAAACAAGTTATCGCAATATGATGCCATCGTACTTGGTGTTCGTGCCAATAACACAGAGAAAAAACTGGGTCGCTGGATGCCTTTTTTATGGTCTTATGCAAAAGCCGGAGGTAATTTGGTGATGCAGTATAACACCAATCAGGATACAACCGTTGACAAATTGGGAATGTACAATTTCAGTATTGCCAATAAGCGTGTTACCGAAGAAAATGCAGCGGTTACGTTTTTAAATCCAAATCATAAATTACTGAACTTCCCGAATAAAATTACTGCTGATGATTTTAAAGGCTGGGTACAGGAGCGTGGCGCCTATTTCCCTGCTCAATGGGATGCAGCGTATGAACCGCTATTTGAAATGCACGACACAGATGAAGAGCCGCTACAGGGATCAACTTTATACGCCAAATACGGAAAGGGGAATTTTATTTATACACCGTTGGCATTTTTCAGACAGCTGCCTGCGGGAAATGTTGGTGCGGCACGTTTATTTTTTAACTTTTTATCTGCACAGAAAAACTGA
- a CDS encoding SusC/RagA family TonB-linked outer membrane protein, translating to MKNSYYNIGGIFFGLMFTAVSIDTKAQTRTISGTVTSSGKPLQGVIISQEGRDQITMTGNNGTYTIQVSAENTVLLFRHPDYAEEKFTVTNQTIVNISLEQKVKGIAEVILNAGYYKVKDKERTGSIAKVSAKDIGNQPVLNVLSAAQGRVAGVNIVQNSGMPGGGYDIQIRGKNSLRALGNNPLYVVDGVPVGGEMASQFSGAVLPASSINPLNSINPADIESIEILKDADATSIYGSRGANGVVLVTTKKGKNGKSGGSGAGMENLGLNVGTSYAVSSVINNLTMMKTGDYLRMRRQAYQNDGITAYPANAYDINGVWDQGRYTDWRKSLIGNIADAFTANVSLNGGNERTSFLVGYGHNEQSTVFSKDFKYKADNLSANISHSSEDKRFQLSVSSRFSLQKNNVLSEDITRQAYLMVPNAPALYLPDGNLNWENNTFNNPAGLYNSSYSYENKQFLTNMNVQYELLKHWFLKLNGGLNYQSFDERSLKPNTMYNPASYQGQSSASSQSYKSNQDRFSFILEPQLNWQMKKGKHALDVLAGTTFQREIGTQGSMIGIGFESNAFIENVGAARTKIITDQIRMEYRYAAFFGRVNYQYAGRYILNVTGRRDGSSRFGPSNKFVNFGAVGATWIFSQESFLKNKKWLSFGKLRSSYGTTGSDNIGDYGYLDTYDLSEYLYNNTAGLNPSRLYNPNYSWEKTTKLEAALELGFLKNRINLTAAWYRNRSSSQLVGYQLPSITGFPSVLANLDAVVENSGWELELSAKPFSGGDFQWESGINISFPKNKLVSFPGLAGSTYANTYVIGQPITSVKVYQYEGIDPATGLYRFKDFNGDGKISAPDDRQAVENIGVRYFGGWNNTLRFKNWNLSFLFQFVKQRNWNYNNIMPIPGTMNNQPQEVMDVWSQDNPGGTYMPYSSGSNGIKNQLHVFFMNSTAAVSDASFIRLKNLELGYQVPVKGTFKSVKVYFQGQNLLTFTKYFGPDPEFRNIGYLPPLKTYSMGVLITL from the coding sequence ATGAAAAATTCCTATTACAATATAGGAGGCATTTTCTTTGGGCTCATGTTTACCGCTGTAAGCATCGATACAAAAGCCCAAACACGCACCATTTCCGGTACTGTAACCTCATCCGGCAAACCTTTACAGGGAGTTATAATCTCCCAAGAGGGTAGGGATCAGATAACCATGACCGGCAACAACGGAACCTACACAATACAGGTTTCAGCAGAAAATACCGTCCTATTGTTCAGACACCCTGATTATGCAGAAGAAAAGTTTACAGTCACTAATCAGACCATCGTTAATATCAGCTTAGAACAAAAAGTAAAGGGAATCGCAGAAGTTATTCTCAACGCTGGCTACTACAAGGTTAAGGACAAAGAAAGAACCGGTAGTATTGCCAAAGTTTCAGCAAAAGATATCGGAAATCAGCCCGTTTTGAATGTGCTCTCTGCGGCTCAGGGAAGAGTAGCGGGAGTGAATATTGTACAGAACTCTGGAATGCCGGGAGGAGGCTATGATATACAGATAAGAGGAAAGAACAGTCTGAGGGCGTTGGGGAATAATCCGTTGTATGTAGTGGACGGGGTTCCGGTAGGAGGAGAAATGGCTTCCCAGTTTTCAGGAGCGGTACTGCCAGCCAGCAGTATCAACCCGCTTAATAGTATTAATCCTGCGGATATTGAGAGTATTGAGATTCTGAAAGATGCAGATGCTACCTCGATCTATGGATCAAGGGGAGCGAATGGAGTAGTGCTGGTGACCACGAAGAAAGGGAAGAATGGGAAATCAGGAGGATCAGGAGCGGGAATGGAGAACTTAGGGTTAAATGTGGGGACTTCCTATGCGGTAAGTTCTGTGATTAATAACCTTACCATGATGAAGACCGGGGATTATCTAAGGATGCGAAGGCAGGCTTATCAGAATGACGGGATTACTGCCTATCCGGCTAATGCATATGATATCAATGGAGTGTGGGATCAGGGTAGGTATACGGATTGGAGGAAATCACTGATCGGAAATATCGCAGATGCTTTTACCGCGAATGTTTCATTAAACGGAGGGAATGAGAGAACAAGTTTTTTGGTGGGCTATGGGCACAATGAGCAGTCTACTGTGTTTTCAAAAGACTTTAAATATAAGGCGGATAATCTTTCTGCCAATATCAGCCATAGTTCTGAAGATAAACGTTTTCAGCTGAGTGTTTCCAGCAGGTTCTCGCTTCAAAAGAATAATGTCTTGAGTGAGGATATCACCAGACAGGCTTATCTGATGGTGCCCAATGCTCCGGCTTTGTATCTGCCGGATGGGAATCTCAATTGGGAGAACAATACTTTTAACAATCCTGCAGGACTCTATAACAGTTCTTATTCCTATGAGAACAAGCAGTTTTTAACCAATATGAATGTGCAGTATGAACTGCTGAAACATTGGTTTTTGAAGCTCAATGGGGGACTTAACTATCAGTCTTTTGATGAAAGATCCTTAAAGCCCAATACCATGTATAATCCTGCTTCCTATCAGGGGCAGTCCAGTGCGAGTTCACAGTCGTATAAGAGTAATCAGGACCGGTTTTCGTTTATTCTGGAACCTCAGCTCAACTGGCAGATGAAGAAAGGTAAACATGCCTTGGATGTACTGGCAGGGACTACCTTTCAGCGGGAAATAGGCACGCAGGGCTCTATGATCGGAATTGGATTTGAGAGCAATGCTTTTATAGAGAATGTAGGAGCAGCGAGGACCAAGATCATTACCGATCAGATCAGAATGGAGTACCGGTATGCCGCTTTCTTTGGAAGGGTGAATTACCAGTATGCCGGAAGGTATATCTTGAATGTGACCGGAAGACGGGATGGAAGCAGCCGCTTTGGTCCCAGTAATAAGTTTGTGAATTTCGGGGCTGTGGGAGCGACATGGATATTCTCTCAGGAATCTTTCCTGAAAAATAAGAAATGGCTGAGCTTTGGGAAACTTCGTAGCAGCTACGGAACTACCGGAAGTGATAATATAGGAGACTATGGGTATCTGGATACCTATGATCTCTCAGAATACCTGTATAACAATACCGCAGGGCTGAATCCTTCAAGGCTGTATAATCCTAATTACAGCTGGGAGAAGACCACCAAGCTGGAAGCGGCTTTGGAGCTGGGGTTTTTAAAGAACAGAATTAACCTGACTGCGGCGTGGTATAGGAACCGTTCGTCAAGCCAGCTGGTGGGATATCAGCTTCCGTCCATAACAGGGTTTCCAAGTGTACTGGCCAATCTGGATGCCGTAGTGGAGAATTCAGGCTGGGAGCTGGAACTTTCCGCTAAACCTTTTTCAGGAGGAGATTTTCAGTGGGAATCCGGGATCAATATCAGTTTTCCTAAAAACAAGCTGGTTTCTTTTCCGGGGCTGGCAGGTTCTACTTATGCCAATACCTATGTTATAGGACAGCCCATTACATCGGTGAAGGTATACCAGTATGAAGGGATTGATCCTGCAACAGGACTGTATCGGTTCAAAGATTTTAACGGAGATGGGAAGATCTCAGCTCCGGATGACCGGCAGGCCGTGGAGAATATCGGAGTTCGGTATTTTGGGGGATGGAACAATACCCTTCGCTTTAAGAATTGGAACCTGTCATTTCTTTTTCAGTTTGTGAAACAGAGAAACTGGAATTATAACAACATTATGCCTATACCGGGAACGATGAATAACCAGCCTCAGGAAGTAATGGATGTATGGTCCCAAGATAATCCTGGTGGAACCTATATGCCGTATTCCTCGGGGAGTAACGGAATCAAGAATCAGCTTCATGTGTTTTTTATGAACAGTACAGCAGCGGTGTCTGATGCATCATTCATCCGTCTTAAGAATCTGGAGCTGGGATATCAGGTTCCGGTAAAAGGAACTTTTAAAAGTGTGAAGGTCTATTTTCAAGGGCAGAACCTGCTGACTTTTACGAAGTATTTCGGGCCTGATCCTGAGTTCAGGAATATTGGCTATCTGCCGCCTTTAAAAACCTATTCAATGGGGGTTTTGATTACACTATAA
- a CDS encoding sodium:solute symporter — MSNIDWTVLILTLFAVVVYGVFIGRGQKSNESYLKADNKMPWYIVLIGIMATQASAITFLSAPGQAYTDGMRFVQYYFGLPLAMIVICITFIPIFQRLNVYTAYEYLENRFDKKTRVLTSLLFLFSRGLSTGISIYAPSIILSSVLNWNIYLTNVLTGGILLIYTYIGGAKAIAHTQKLQFLIILGTMAFAGYLLIQNMPNGIGFNDALYLAGKSGKLNVITTEFDWKDKYNIWSGLIGGFFLALSYFGTDQSQVGRYITAKDNTNAKMGLLLNGLVKIPMQFAILLIGALLFAFFSLKPAPIYFNERSYQYLKKVQPEQAAVFEKEHQDLQIKFNAESKEILQLKENNSPQLKKTIQDFKNTQAQVKALHGRVEEAINNSNYNAEKTDTNYIFLYFVKNTLPVGMIGLLFAVIFLASWGSISAALNSLAACSLKDVHLIFKQEIPDDKTELKYSRLHTLAWGIFSIGVAMFATQMGSLIEAVNVLGSLFYGPILGIFLVAFYYKKIDGANVFISAILSEIAVIAVYQFDIVSFLWLNVIGAAAVIIFSTIILLFYKQKAVNS, encoded by the coding sequence ATGAGTAATATAGATTGGACAGTTCTCATTTTGACCCTTTTTGCGGTGGTTGTTTACGGTGTATTTATCGGCCGTGGCCAAAAAAGCAACGAATCATATCTGAAAGCAGATAATAAAATGCCTTGGTACATTGTGCTTATAGGTATAATGGCTACACAGGCAAGTGCCATTACATTTTTGTCAGCACCGGGTCAGGCTTATACAGACGGTATGCGTTTCGTTCAGTATTACTTTGGTTTGCCTTTGGCAATGATTGTTATCTGTATCACTTTTATCCCGATTTTTCAGCGCTTAAATGTTTATACTGCTTATGAATATTTAGAAAACCGTTTTGATAAAAAAACAAGGGTGCTCACTTCACTGCTTTTTCTTTTTTCCAGAGGTTTATCAACAGGAATCAGCATTTATGCTCCCAGTATCATCTTATCAAGCGTTTTAAACTGGAATATCTATTTAACCAATGTTTTAACAGGTGGTATTTTGTTGATTTACACCTATATTGGCGGAGCAAAAGCGATCGCTCACACCCAAAAACTACAGTTTCTCATTATTCTGGGAACAATGGCTTTTGCGGGGTATTTGCTTATTCAAAATATGCCGAATGGAATTGGTTTTAATGACGCACTGTATCTGGCAGGGAAATCAGGAAAGCTCAATGTAATCACCACAGAATTCGATTGGAAAGATAAATACAATATTTGGAGCGGGCTGATTGGTGGTTTTTTTCTGGCACTTTCTTACTTCGGGACGGACCAGAGCCAGGTTGGGAGGTACATTACTGCGAAAGACAATACCAATGCAAAAATGGGTTTACTGTTGAACGGATTGGTGAAAATTCCGATGCAATTTGCTATTCTCCTGATTGGTGCCTTACTTTTCGCATTCTTTTCTCTAAAACCGGCTCCGATCTATTTTAACGAACGGTCTTATCAATATTTAAAGAAAGTACAGCCGGAACAGGCTGCGGTTTTTGAAAAAGAGCATCAGGATTTACAAATAAAATTTAATGCAGAATCGAAAGAAATTCTACAGTTGAAAGAAAATAATTCTCCCCAACTCAAAAAAACAATTCAGGATTTTAAAAACACACAAGCACAAGTAAAAGCACTTCACGGCAGGGTAGAGGAAGCTATCAATAATTCAAACTATAATGCCGAGAAAACGGATACCAATTATATTTTCCTGTATTTCGTAAAAAACACCTTGCCTGTAGGGATGATAGGTTTATTATTTGCCGTAATTTTCCTGGCCAGCTGGGGTTCAATTTCCGCAGCGCTGAATTCTCTTGCCGCCTGCTCATTAAAAGATGTTCATTTGATATTTAAACAAGAAATTCCTGATGATAAAACTGAATTGAAATACAGTCGCCTGCACACTTTAGCCTGGGGGATCTTCTCAATCGGTGTAGCCATGTTTGCCACTCAAATGGGTTCCCTTATTGAAGCGGTTAATGTATTAGGTTCTCTTTTCTACGGTCCGATATTGGGGATTTTTCTGGTCGCATTTTACTATAAAAAAATCGATGGTGCGAATGTATTTATTTCTGCAATTTTATCAGAAATTGCGGTTATTGCCGTTTATCAGTTCGATATTGTTTCTTTCCTTTGGCTTAATGTAATCGGCGCAGCGGCAGTTATTATATTTTCGACAATCATATTGCTGTTTTATAAGCAGAAAGCAGTAAATTCGTAA
- a CDS encoding DUF2911 domain-containing protein, giving the protein MKTIIKSATVLVATMTISLNAFAQDTKKPASPPATATGKIKDATITIAYSSPSVKGRTIWGGLEAYDKVWRAGANEATTFETDKDITVQGKKLPAGKYSFFLIPKQSGTWTAIFNKEPKQWGAYKYEQAKDALRVDVKTKALQATQETLVYKINNNGFTMDWDKISVPVEIK; this is encoded by the coding sequence ATGAAAACTATCATTAAATCTGCAACCGTACTTGTTGCAACAATGACAATCTCCTTGAATGCCTTTGCACAGGACACTAAAAAACCTGCCAGCCCTCCAGCTACTGCTACGGGAAAAATTAAAGATGCAACCATTACAATTGCTTACAGCAGTCCTTCTGTTAAAGGACGTACAATCTGGGGTGGTCTGGAAGCTTATGATAAAGTTTGGCGTGCGGGTGCCAATGAAGCCACTACTTTCGAAACGGATAAAGACATTACCGTTCAGGGTAAAAAACTTCCTGCAGGTAAATACAGCTTTTTCTTAATCCCTAAACAAAGCGGAACCTGGACTGCAATTTTTAATAAAGAGCCAAAACAATGGGGTGCTTATAAATACGAACAAGCTAAAGATGCTTTACGTGTTGATGTAAAAACAAAAGCTTTACAAGCAACACAGGAAACTTTAGTTTATAAAATAAACAATAATGGATTCACAATGGATTGGGATAAAATCTCAGTTCCTGTAGAGATCAAATAA
- a CDS encoding AAA family ATPase, which produces MRIAIIGAHKVGKTTLAEELQENLPGYTLEIEPYYQMESSGYEFSEEPHPDDFLEQFNYAAKLVFKSGDDVIFDRCVIDILAYLHVLDSGRNIQFLFEKIQTIIDEIDVFVFVPIEEPDLISKHQIELPKLRHKVNELLYDWIEDLGIKVIKVSGTSSNRKDQVLTGILS; this is translated from the coding sequence ATGAGAATTGCAATAATCGGTGCTCACAAAGTCGGTAAAACCACATTGGCAGAAGAACTTCAGGAGAACCTTCCCGGATACACACTTGAAATAGAACCCTATTACCAGATGGAGTCTTCAGGGTATGAATTTTCAGAAGAACCTCATCCTGACGATTTTCTTGAACAATTTAATTATGCAGCCAAACTGGTCTTCAAAAGCGGAGATGATGTCATATTTGATAGATGTGTCATTGATATCTTAGCTTATCTTCATGTTCTTGATTCAGGTCGAAATATCCAGTTTCTCTTTGAAAAAATTCAAACCATCATCGATGAAATTGATGTTTTTGTTTTTGTCCCTATTGAAGAACCCGATCTGATATCCAAACATCAAATAGAGCTGCCAAAACTCAGGCATAAGGTTAATGAGTTACTTTATGACTGGATTGAGGATCTTGGAATAAAGGTCATTAAAGTAAGCGGAACTTCATCGAACCGAAAAGATCAGGTGTTGACCGGAATTTTATCCTAG